Proteins encoded by one window of Rhodamnia argentea isolate NSW1041297 chromosome 6, ASM2092103v1, whole genome shotgun sequence:
- the LOC115756892 gene encoding protein transport protein Sec24-like At4g32640 isoform X2, with protein sequence MSAFVPPGVPRPGNANQARPQPQHQPPNYGPNAIAESMQNMILNRPPSTLPGSAPRPSPFGQPPPFPSPSPSPAYSGGSQPMSRPGPPPPGVLARPTMPPSTAAQATFPPNVAPGRPTAPPASHAPPFGYRPPAGSLPSSVGVQTGVSPRAPISGAFPGGPVTTPAAPPAARPAFASAPFATGPMVPPTGPPSASVNNGPPTFAHGGLAGGPRFAPPGGPAPQQLPVAPPPTDQVPRGPSMHSLMASPSVSSPLAPPMQSSSTFSRAPQAMPPPPPSPFGAQPWSMHSEQMPPPPPVPGPPQPPRVFGMPPPLSNQSMTAISPAMASTGPSLGGPSKIDPNQIPRPIPSSTVTLHETRQGNQANQPPPATSDYIVRDTGNCSPRFMRCTINQIPCTADLLTTSGMQLALLVQPLALPHPSEEPIQVVDFGESGPIRCSRCKGYINPFMKFIDQGRRFTCNLCGFTDETPRDYICNLGPDGRRRDADERPELCRGTVEFVASKEYMIREPMPAVYFFLIDVSMNALQTGGTAAACSAINQVISDLPEGPRTMVGIATFDSTIHFYNLKRALQQPLMLIVPDIQDVYTPLQSDVIVQLSECRQHLELLLESIPSMFQNNKIAESAFGAAVKAAFLAMKSTGGKLLVFQSVLPSVGIGALSAREAEGRTNITSGEKEAHKLLQPADKTLKTMAIEFAEYQVCVDVFLTTQSYIDIASISVVPRTTGGQVYYYHPFSALSDPAKLYNDLRWNITRPQGFEAVMRVRCSQGIQVQEYHGNFCKRIPTDIDLPGIDCDKTVMVTLKHDDKLQDGSECAFQCALLYTTVYGQRRIRVTTLSLPCTSMLTNLFRAADLDAQFTCLLKQAASEIPSSPLSQVREQATNLCINILLSYRKFCATVSSSGQLILPEALKLLPLYTLGKLLSPVYIWELV encoded by the exons ATGTCAGCGTTCGTGCCTCCAGGGGTGCCTAGACCTGGTAACGCCAATCAAGCACGACCACAACCGCAGCACCAGCCTCCCAATTATGGCCCCAATGCAATAGCCGAGAGCATGCAGAATATGATCCTGAATAGACCGCCATCGACCCTACCTGGTTCTGCCCCCAGGCCGTCGCCTTTTGGCCAGCCACCACCCTTTCCTTCTCCATCACCTTCACCTGCATACTCTGGCGGGTCGCAACCAATGTCACGTCCTGGCCCACCACCACCTGGCGTTCTTGCAAGACCTACAATGCCTCCATCAACTGCTGCACAAGCTACATTTCCCCCTAATGTTGCCCCAGGAAGACCCACTGCTCCGCCTGCCAGTCATGCACCCCCCTTTGGATATAGACCGCCTGCTGGTTCTTTGCCATCTTCAGTTGGTGTGCAAACAGGTGTTTCTCCGAGGGCTCCCATTTCAGGAGCATTCCCTGGTGGTCCGGTCACAACACCAGCGGCACCACCAGCAGCACGTCCAGCATTTGCTTCTGCTCCTTTTGCAACCGGTCCAATGGTTCCACCAACAGGTCCACCTTCTGCTTCAGTGAATAATGGGCCACCAACTTTTGCACATGGAGGTTTGGCTGGAGGGCCTCGATTTGCCCCTCCAGGTGGCCCTGCACCTCAGCAGCTGCCTGTCGCCCCTCCGCCAACAGATCAAGTTCCTCGAGGACCAAGCATGCACTCCCTCATGGCTAGTCCCTCAGTAAGTTCTCCACTGGCTCCTCcaatgcaatcaagttcaacCTTCTCGAGAGCACCTCAGGCCATGCCTCCTCCACCGCCTTCTCCTTTTGGAGCACAGCCTTGGTCGATGCATTCTGAGCAG ATGCCTCCACCTCCACCAGTTCCAGGTCCTCCACAACCACCTCGAGTGTTTGGGATGCCACCTCCGCTCTCAAATCAATCTATGACTGCCATATCCCCTGCCATGGCCTCCACTGGACCTTCTCTTGGAGGGCCATCAAAGATTGATCCCAATCAAATTCCAAGGCCTATCCCAAGTTCAACAGTGACACTTCATGAAACTCGGCAGGGCAATCAGGCAAACCAGCCTCCA CCTGCCACAAGTGACTATATTGTCAGGGACACTGGAAATTGCAGTCCACGTTTCATGAGGTGCACCATTAATCAG ATTCCATGCACTGCCGATCTTTTGACGACATCAGGCATGCAGCTTGCTTTGTTGGTTCAACCTTTGGCACTTCCTCATCCatctgaagaacccattcag GTTGTTGATTTTGGAGAAAGCGGCCCCATTCGATGTTCCCGCTGCAAGGGCTACATAAATCCTTTTATGAAGTTCATAGATCAGGGGAGACGGTTCACCTGTAACTTATGTG GCTTTACTGATGAGACTCCACGTGATTACATCTGCAATCTGGGTCCTGATGGCAGGCGCAGAGATGCAGATGAGAGACCTGAACTGTGTAGAGGAACAGTTGAATTCGTCGCCTCGAAGGAATATATG ATCCGTGAACCGATGCCCGCGGTGTATTTCTTCCTTATTGATGTGTCCATGAATGCTTTGCAAACTGGTGGAACTGCTGCAGCTTGCAGTGCAATCAATCAAGTTATTTCTGATCTTCCT GAAGGTCCTCGGACAATGGTTGGAATTGCGACATTTGACTCCACTATACATTTTTACAATTTAAAACGCGCACTGCAACAG CCATTGATGCTAATCGTTCCCGATATACAAGATGTGTATACTCCGCTGCAAAGTGATGTTATCGTCCAGCTTTCTGAG TGCCGTCAACACTTGGAGCTATTGCTGGAAAGCATTCCATCTATGttccaaaataataaaattgcCGAATCAGCCTTTGGTGCTGCAGTTAAG GCTGCTTTTCTGGCAATGAAAAGTACTGGCGGGAAACTTCTGGTTTTTCAATCAG TCTTGCCATCAGTCGGAATTGGTGCTCTCTCTGCCAGAGAGGCTGAAGGAAGAACTAATATCACATCTGGAGAAAAG GAGGCTCATAAGTTACTCCAACCAGCTGACAAAACTTTGAAGACAATGGCCATTGAATTTGCAGAGTACCAG GTTTGCGTTGATGTGTTTCTCACTACCCAAAGTTACATAGATATTGCGTCGATATCTGTGGTACCGAGAACTACTGGAGGGCAG GTTTATTATTATCATCCCTTCTCAGCTCTATCGGATCCTGCAAAGCTTTACAATGATCTGAGATGGAATATTACAAGACCTCAAGGTTTTGAGGCCGTAATGCGAGTGAGATGCAGTCAG GGTATTCAAGTTCAAGAATAccatgggaatttttgcaaacGCATACCAACTGATATTGATCTACCCGGG ATTGACTGCGACAAAACAGTAATGGTAACTTTGAAGCATGATGATAAGTTACAGGATGGCTCAGAATGTGCATTTCAG TGTGCACTTCTTTATACCACTGTATACGGCCAACGAAGAATTCGCGTTACAACTTTGTCTCTTCCATGCACTAGCATGCTAACTAATCTGTTCCGAGCTGCTGACTTGGATGCCCAATTCACATGTTTGTTGAAGCAAG CAGCCAGTGAAATTCCTTCAAGTCCACTCTCACAAGTCCGCGAACAAGCAACAAACCTATGCATCAACATTCTGCTTTCGTATCGTAAATTTTGTGCCACAGTGTCATCATCCGGACAGCTAATTCTTCCAGAGGCTCTCAAGCTTCTACCTCTATATACTCTTGGTAAACTTCTTTCCCCTGTGTACATTTGGGAATTGGTATGA
- the LOC115756892 gene encoding protein transport protein Sec24-like At4g32640 isoform X1, whose protein sequence is MSAFVPPGVPRPGNANQARPQPQHQPPNYGPNAIAESMQNMILNRPPSTLPGSAPRPSPFGQPPPFPSPSPSPAYSGGSQPMSRPGPPPPGVLARPTMPPSTAAQATFPPNVAPGRPTAPPASHAPPFGYRPPAGSLPSSVGVQTGVSPRAPISGAFPGGPVTTPAAPPAARPAFASAPFATGPMVPPTGPPSASVNNGPPTFAHGGLAGGPRFAPPGGPAPQQLPVAPPPTDQVPRGPSMHSLMASPSVSSPLAPPMQSSSTFSRAPQAMPPPPPSPFGAQPWSMHSEQMPPPPPVPGPPQPPRVFGMPPPLSNQSMTAISPAMASTGPSLGGPSKIDPNQIPRPIPSSTVTLHETRQGNQANQPPPATSDYIVRDTGNCSPRFMRCTINQIPCTADLLTTSGMQLALLVQPLALPHPSEEPIQVVDFGESGPIRCSRCKGYINPFMKFIDQGRRFTCNLCGFTDETPRDYICNLGPDGRRRDADERPELCRGTVEFVASKEYMIREPMPAVYFFLIDVSMNALQTGGTAAACSAINQVISDLPEGPRTMVGIATFDSTIHFYNLKRALQQPLMLIVPDIQDVYTPLQSDVIVQLSECRQHLELLLESIPSMFQNNKIAESAFGAAVKAAFLAMKSTGGKLLVFQSVLPSVGIGALSAREAEGRTNITSGEKEAHKLLQPADKTLKTMAIEFAEYQVCVDVFLTTQSYIDIASISVVPRTTGGQVYYYHPFSALSDPAKLYNDLRWNITRPQGFEAVMRVRCSQGIQVQEYHGNFCKRIPTDIDLPGIDCDKTVMVTLKHDDKLQDGSECAFQCALLYTTVYGQRRIRVTTLSLPCTSMLTNLFRAADLDAQFTCLLKQAASEIPSSPLSQVREQATNLCINILLSYRKFCATVSSSGQLILPEALKLLPLYTLAVLKGTGLRNDGKIDDRSFWVNYVSSVSTPLAIPLVYPRMIPIHDLNSREDDGSIVPAVIPLSSEHVTDEGIYLLENGDDALIYVGNSVDPDILSKLFGTSSVEEIPAQFVLQQYENPLSKKLNEVVNEIRRQRCSYLRLRLCKKGDPSGMLFFSYLVEDKNSGGLSYVEFLVHVHRQIQMKMS, encoded by the exons ATGTCAGCGTTCGTGCCTCCAGGGGTGCCTAGACCTGGTAACGCCAATCAAGCACGACCACAACCGCAGCACCAGCCTCCCAATTATGGCCCCAATGCAATAGCCGAGAGCATGCAGAATATGATCCTGAATAGACCGCCATCGACCCTACCTGGTTCTGCCCCCAGGCCGTCGCCTTTTGGCCAGCCACCACCCTTTCCTTCTCCATCACCTTCACCTGCATACTCTGGCGGGTCGCAACCAATGTCACGTCCTGGCCCACCACCACCTGGCGTTCTTGCAAGACCTACAATGCCTCCATCAACTGCTGCACAAGCTACATTTCCCCCTAATGTTGCCCCAGGAAGACCCACTGCTCCGCCTGCCAGTCATGCACCCCCCTTTGGATATAGACCGCCTGCTGGTTCTTTGCCATCTTCAGTTGGTGTGCAAACAGGTGTTTCTCCGAGGGCTCCCATTTCAGGAGCATTCCCTGGTGGTCCGGTCACAACACCAGCGGCACCACCAGCAGCACGTCCAGCATTTGCTTCTGCTCCTTTTGCAACCGGTCCAATGGTTCCACCAACAGGTCCACCTTCTGCTTCAGTGAATAATGGGCCACCAACTTTTGCACATGGAGGTTTGGCTGGAGGGCCTCGATTTGCCCCTCCAGGTGGCCCTGCACCTCAGCAGCTGCCTGTCGCCCCTCCGCCAACAGATCAAGTTCCTCGAGGACCAAGCATGCACTCCCTCATGGCTAGTCCCTCAGTAAGTTCTCCACTGGCTCCTCcaatgcaatcaagttcaacCTTCTCGAGAGCACCTCAGGCCATGCCTCCTCCACCGCCTTCTCCTTTTGGAGCACAGCCTTGGTCGATGCATTCTGAGCAG ATGCCTCCACCTCCACCAGTTCCAGGTCCTCCACAACCACCTCGAGTGTTTGGGATGCCACCTCCGCTCTCAAATCAATCTATGACTGCCATATCCCCTGCCATGGCCTCCACTGGACCTTCTCTTGGAGGGCCATCAAAGATTGATCCCAATCAAATTCCAAGGCCTATCCCAAGTTCAACAGTGACACTTCATGAAACTCGGCAGGGCAATCAGGCAAACCAGCCTCCA CCTGCCACAAGTGACTATATTGTCAGGGACACTGGAAATTGCAGTCCACGTTTCATGAGGTGCACCATTAATCAG ATTCCATGCACTGCCGATCTTTTGACGACATCAGGCATGCAGCTTGCTTTGTTGGTTCAACCTTTGGCACTTCCTCATCCatctgaagaacccattcag GTTGTTGATTTTGGAGAAAGCGGCCCCATTCGATGTTCCCGCTGCAAGGGCTACATAAATCCTTTTATGAAGTTCATAGATCAGGGGAGACGGTTCACCTGTAACTTATGTG GCTTTACTGATGAGACTCCACGTGATTACATCTGCAATCTGGGTCCTGATGGCAGGCGCAGAGATGCAGATGAGAGACCTGAACTGTGTAGAGGAACAGTTGAATTCGTCGCCTCGAAGGAATATATG ATCCGTGAACCGATGCCCGCGGTGTATTTCTTCCTTATTGATGTGTCCATGAATGCTTTGCAAACTGGTGGAACTGCTGCAGCTTGCAGTGCAATCAATCAAGTTATTTCTGATCTTCCT GAAGGTCCTCGGACAATGGTTGGAATTGCGACATTTGACTCCACTATACATTTTTACAATTTAAAACGCGCACTGCAACAG CCATTGATGCTAATCGTTCCCGATATACAAGATGTGTATACTCCGCTGCAAAGTGATGTTATCGTCCAGCTTTCTGAG TGCCGTCAACACTTGGAGCTATTGCTGGAAAGCATTCCATCTATGttccaaaataataaaattgcCGAATCAGCCTTTGGTGCTGCAGTTAAG GCTGCTTTTCTGGCAATGAAAAGTACTGGCGGGAAACTTCTGGTTTTTCAATCAG TCTTGCCATCAGTCGGAATTGGTGCTCTCTCTGCCAGAGAGGCTGAAGGAAGAACTAATATCACATCTGGAGAAAAG GAGGCTCATAAGTTACTCCAACCAGCTGACAAAACTTTGAAGACAATGGCCATTGAATTTGCAGAGTACCAG GTTTGCGTTGATGTGTTTCTCACTACCCAAAGTTACATAGATATTGCGTCGATATCTGTGGTACCGAGAACTACTGGAGGGCAG GTTTATTATTATCATCCCTTCTCAGCTCTATCGGATCCTGCAAAGCTTTACAATGATCTGAGATGGAATATTACAAGACCTCAAGGTTTTGAGGCCGTAATGCGAGTGAGATGCAGTCAG GGTATTCAAGTTCAAGAATAccatgggaatttttgcaaacGCATACCAACTGATATTGATCTACCCGGG ATTGACTGCGACAAAACAGTAATGGTAACTTTGAAGCATGATGATAAGTTACAGGATGGCTCAGAATGTGCATTTCAG TGTGCACTTCTTTATACCACTGTATACGGCCAACGAAGAATTCGCGTTACAACTTTGTCTCTTCCATGCACTAGCATGCTAACTAATCTGTTCCGAGCTGCTGACTTGGATGCCCAATTCACATGTTTGTTGAAGCAAG CAGCCAGTGAAATTCCTTCAAGTCCACTCTCACAAGTCCGCGAACAAGCAACAAACCTATGCATCAACATTCTGCTTTCGTATCGTAAATTTTGTGCCACAGTGTCATCATCCGGACAGCTAATTCTTCCAGAGGCTCTCAAGCTTCTACCTCTATATACTCTTG CCGTACTAAAAGGTACAGGGTTGAGAAATGATGGGAAGATAGATGACAGATCTTTCTGGGTGAACTATGTTTCATCTGTATCTACTCCTCTGGCAATTCCTCTGGTCTATCCCAGAATGATTCCCATCCATGACCTAAATTCAAGG GAGGATGATGGATCCATCGTTCCAGCTGTAATTCCTCTTTCAAGTGAGCATGTCACCGATGAGGGAATCTATCTTCTTGAAAATGGTGACGATGCTCTAATATATGTGGGGAACTCAGTTGATCCGGATATTTTGAGTAAATTGTTTGGTACATCCTCAGTCGAAGAAATTCCTGCTCAG TTTGTTCTCCAGCAGTATGAGAATCCGCTATCTAAGAAACTGAATGAGGTGGTGAACGAGATACGGCGGCAAAGATGTTCCTATCTCCG CTTGAGATTATGCAAGAAAGGAGATCCTTCAG GAATGCTGTTCTTCTCATATCTGGTTGAGGACAAGAACTCTGGCGGCTTGTCCTATGTCGAGTTTTTGGTACATGTACATCGGcaaatccaaatgaaaatgtctTAA
- the LOC115728390 gene encoding non-structural maintenance of chromosomes element 4 homolog A isoform X2, translating into MKREAVTSDGAGIGSKRKGVGGAVAPEQLRAVKRERLCRNRGEKEPSQAAQQDDSARRVLRSHYLAVKNLINDERDDLLRADSDRFATIITEVENLYEQVQKPREQVADAEALLDIANTLVSSVKSYSSEGITPSDFVNCLLKDFGQPVGGLGISENDRVPFSWKDLGVRVSPIFRNFNGCSTMLGPMNTQLKQRKVTVHRRHTRPTESARPEEIDEGEVEGKTDTDKNMSTMFEILRRKKRVGLDSLILNRQSFAQTVENLFALSFLVKDGRAEVIVDEKGNHFVSPKNAPVSSLVLSGEVAYSHFVFRFDYRDWKMMISTLPHGEELMLHREQQICLASSQTDPVS; encoded by the exons ATGAAGAGGGAGGCGGTAACCTCCGACGGCGCCGGGATTGGCTCGAAGAGGAAGGGCGTCGGCGGGGCCGTCGCCCCGGAGCAGCTCAGGGCCGTGAAGAGGGAGCGGTTGTGCAGGAACCGCGGGGAGAAGGAGCCGTCGCAGGCGGCCCAGCAAGACGACTCTGCTCGCAGAGTCCTGCGCTCCCACTACCTCGCCGTCAAAAATCTCATCAACG ACGAAAGAGATGACTTGCTGAGGGCGGACTCGGATAGGTTCGCTACCATCATCACTGAAGTGGAGAACTTGTATGAACAGG TACAGAAGCCGAGGGAGCAAGTGGCAGATGCTGAGGCACTTTTAGATATTGCAAACACTCTGGTTAGCTCAGTGAAATCATACTCCAGTGAGGGCATAACTCCATCAGATTTTGTGAATTGCTTACTCAAGGATTTCGGTCAGCCGGTGGGAGGCTTGGGAATCAGTGAAAATGATCGGGTCCCCTTTAGCTGGAAGGATTTAGGCGTACGTGTTTCGCCCATCTTCAGAAACTTCAATGGCTGTTCCACCAT GCTTGGACCAATGAATACTCAGCTTAAGCAAAGGAAGGTTACTGTTCATAGAAGGCATACAAGGCCCACTGAAAGTGCTCGCCCTGAGGAG ATTGATGAAGGTGAGGTTGAAGGGAAGACAGATACTGATAAGAACATGTCAACAATGTTTGAGATCTTAAGAAGGAAGAAGCGCGTCGGACTTGATAGCTTGATTTTGAACAGACAGTCTTTTGCACAGACGGTTGAGAATCTGTTTGCTTTGTCTTTCCTAGTCAAAGATGGGCGAGCGGAGGTTATTGTGGATGAAAAGGGCAATCACTTTGTTT CGCCAAAAAATGCTCCTGTTTCTAGTCTTGTTCTGTCTGGTGAAGTGGCTTACAGCCATTTTGTATTCAGATTTGATTACAGGGATTGGAAG ATGATGATTAGCACACTACCACATGGAGAGGAGTTGATGCTACATAGAGAGCAGCAGATCTGCTTGGCTTCTTCTCAAACAGATCCTGTGTCAT GA
- the LOC115728390 gene encoding non-structural maintenance of chromosomes element 4 homolog A isoform X1 translates to MKREAVTSDGAGIGSKRKGVGGAVAPEQLRAVKRERLCRNRGEKEPSQAAQQDDSARRVLRSHYLAVKNLINDERDDLLRADSDRFATIITEVENLYEQVQKPREQVADAEALLDIANTLVSSVKSYSSEGITPSDFVNCLLKDFGQPVGGLGISENDRVPFSWKDLGVRVSPIFRNFNGCSTMLGPMNTQLKQRKVTVHRRHTRPTESARPEEIDEGEVEGKTDTDKNMSTMFEILRRKKRVGLDSLILNRQSFAQTVENLFALSFLVKDGRAEVIVDEKGNHFVSPKNAPVSSLVLSGEVAYSHFVFRFDYRDWKMMISTLPHGEELMLHREQQICLASSQTDPVSCNSQSALPTTPIKKLTRNRGLVIQEETVIEDSPVIGDGSSTRANAIRKCKRKVQ, encoded by the exons ATGAAGAGGGAGGCGGTAACCTCCGACGGCGCCGGGATTGGCTCGAAGAGGAAGGGCGTCGGCGGGGCCGTCGCCCCGGAGCAGCTCAGGGCCGTGAAGAGGGAGCGGTTGTGCAGGAACCGCGGGGAGAAGGAGCCGTCGCAGGCGGCCCAGCAAGACGACTCTGCTCGCAGAGTCCTGCGCTCCCACTACCTCGCCGTCAAAAATCTCATCAACG ACGAAAGAGATGACTTGCTGAGGGCGGACTCGGATAGGTTCGCTACCATCATCACTGAAGTGGAGAACTTGTATGAACAGG TACAGAAGCCGAGGGAGCAAGTGGCAGATGCTGAGGCACTTTTAGATATTGCAAACACTCTGGTTAGCTCAGTGAAATCATACTCCAGTGAGGGCATAACTCCATCAGATTTTGTGAATTGCTTACTCAAGGATTTCGGTCAGCCGGTGGGAGGCTTGGGAATCAGTGAAAATGATCGGGTCCCCTTTAGCTGGAAGGATTTAGGCGTACGTGTTTCGCCCATCTTCAGAAACTTCAATGGCTGTTCCACCAT GCTTGGACCAATGAATACTCAGCTTAAGCAAAGGAAGGTTACTGTTCATAGAAGGCATACAAGGCCCACTGAAAGTGCTCGCCCTGAGGAG ATTGATGAAGGTGAGGTTGAAGGGAAGACAGATACTGATAAGAACATGTCAACAATGTTTGAGATCTTAAGAAGGAAGAAGCGCGTCGGACTTGATAGCTTGATTTTGAACAGACAGTCTTTTGCACAGACGGTTGAGAATCTGTTTGCTTTGTCTTTCCTAGTCAAAGATGGGCGAGCGGAGGTTATTGTGGATGAAAAGGGCAATCACTTTGTTT CGCCAAAAAATGCTCCTGTTTCTAGTCTTGTTCTGTCTGGTGAAGTGGCTTACAGCCATTTTGTATTCAGATTTGATTACAGGGATTGGAAG ATGATGATTAGCACACTACCACATGGAGAGGAGTTGATGCTACATAGAGAGCAGCAGATCTGCTTGGCTTCTTCTCAAACAGATCCTGTGTCATGTAATTCTCAATCAGCATTGCCCACAACACCCATTAAGAAACTGACTAGAAATCGTGGTTTGGTCATACAGGAAGAAACGGTGATTGAAGACTCTCCCGTAATTGGTGATGGCTCTTCAACAAGAGCTAATGCCATCCGAAAATGTAAACGGAAAGTGCAATGA
- the LOC115728287 gene encoding enoyl-[acyl-carrier-protein] reductase [NADH], chloroplastic isoform X1 — translation MASTMASGLHLATARPYVSSSRRAFRLGATILGYGSKVASWPELASTCHLSCMLPLRGISSSSGVKSVKPVTKAMSEASQSKPSSGLPIDLRGKRAFIAGVADDNGYGWAIAKSLAAAGAEILVGTWVPVLNIFETSLRRGKFDESRVLPDGSVMEISKVYPLDAVYDTPDDIPEDVKTNKRYTGSSKWTVQEVAESVKQDFGSIDILVHSLANGPEVTKPLLETSRRGYLAAISASSYSYVSLLKHFIPIMNPGGSSISLTYIASERIIPGYGGGMSSAKAALESDTRVLAFEAGRKNKIRVNTISAGPLRSRAAKAIGFIDTMIEYSLANAPLQKELSAEEVGNTAAFLVSPLASAITGAVLYVDNGLNAMGVGVDSPLFEDLDIPKDKH, via the exons ATGGCATCGACCATGGCATCTGGCCTGCACCTTGCAACAGCAAGACCCTATGTATCCTCTTCGCGCCGAGCTTTTAGATTGGGTGCCACAATTCTTGGTTACGGCAGTAAGGTGGCTTCATGGCCTGAGCTTGCTAGCACTTGTCATCTATCATGTATGCTACCTCTCCGaggaatttcttcatcatctgggGTGAAATCAGTTAAGCCTGTGACAAAGGCCATGTCTGAAGCTAGTCAAAGCAAGCCTTCGTCGGGTTTGCCGATTGACTTGAGAG GTAAGAGGGCATTTATAGCAGGTGTTGCTGACGACAATGGTTACGGTTGGGCAATAGCAAAATCTCTTGCTGCTGCTGGTGCTGAAATTCTTGTTGGCACATGGGTGCCA gttttgaacatctttgaaacCAGCCTGAGGCGTGGAAAGTTTGACGAATCGCGTGT GTTGCCAGATGGTTCTGTCATGGAGATCTCCAAAGTATATCCTTTGGATGCTGTATATGATACTCCAGATGACATTCCTGAAGAT GTTAAAACAAACAAGCGTTACACAGGATCCAGCAAATGGACTGTTCAG GAAGTAGCAGAATCTGTGAAGCAGGACTTTGGCAGCATTGACATCCTTGTTCACTCACTTGCAAATGGGCCAGAG GTAACCAAGCCTTTGTTGGAAACGTCAAGGAGGGGTTATCTTGCAGCGATATCTGCTTCAAGTTACTCCTATGTTTCATTACTCAAGCATTTTATACCGATAATGAACCCAG GTGGTTCTTCAATATCACTTACCTACATTGCTTCTGAGAGGATCATTCCAGG GTATGGTGGAGGAATGAGTTCTGCAAAAGCTGCTCTAGAAAGTGATACACGA GTGCTTGCTTTTGAAGCaggaagaaagaacaaaattagaGTGAATACTATATCCGCCG GTCCTTTAAGAAGCCGTGCGGCAAAAGCAATTGGATTTATTGATACGATGATAGAGTATTCCTTGGCCAATGCTCCTTTGCAGAAAGAACTGTCTGCAG AGGAGGTGGGGAACACCGCTGCATTCTTGGTGTCGCCTTTGGCTTCTGCCATAACAGGAGCCGTTTTATACGTCGACAATGGCCTAAATGCCATGGGAGTTGGAGTTGACAGTCCACTATTCGAGGACCTTGACATACCAAAGGACAAGCACTGA
- the LOC115728287 gene encoding enoyl-[acyl-carrier-protein] reductase [NADH], chloroplastic isoform X2, with translation MDVFPGRNANLMSKRAFIAGVADDNGYGWAIAKSLAAAGAEILVGTWVPVLNIFETSLRRGKFDESRVLPDGSVMEISKVYPLDAVYDTPDDIPEDVKTNKRYTGSSKWTVQEVAESVKQDFGSIDILVHSLANGPEVTKPLLETSRRGYLAAISASSYSYVSLLKHFIPIMNPGGSSISLTYIASERIIPGYGGGMSSAKAALESDTRVLAFEAGRKNKIRVNTISAGPLRSRAAKAIGFIDTMIEYSLANAPLQKELSAEEVGNTAAFLVSPLASAITGAVLYVDNGLNAMGVGVDSPLFEDLDIPKDKH, from the exons ATGGATGTCTTTCCTGGGCGGAATGCCAATCTTATGA GTAAGAGGGCATTTATAGCAGGTGTTGCTGACGACAATGGTTACGGTTGGGCAATAGCAAAATCTCTTGCTGCTGCTGGTGCTGAAATTCTTGTTGGCACATGGGTGCCA gttttgaacatctttgaaacCAGCCTGAGGCGTGGAAAGTTTGACGAATCGCGTGT GTTGCCAGATGGTTCTGTCATGGAGATCTCCAAAGTATATCCTTTGGATGCTGTATATGATACTCCAGATGACATTCCTGAAGAT GTTAAAACAAACAAGCGTTACACAGGATCCAGCAAATGGACTGTTCAG GAAGTAGCAGAATCTGTGAAGCAGGACTTTGGCAGCATTGACATCCTTGTTCACTCACTTGCAAATGGGCCAGAG GTAACCAAGCCTTTGTTGGAAACGTCAAGGAGGGGTTATCTTGCAGCGATATCTGCTTCAAGTTACTCCTATGTTTCATTACTCAAGCATTTTATACCGATAATGAACCCAG GTGGTTCTTCAATATCACTTACCTACATTGCTTCTGAGAGGATCATTCCAGG GTATGGTGGAGGAATGAGTTCTGCAAAAGCTGCTCTAGAAAGTGATACACGA GTGCTTGCTTTTGAAGCaggaagaaagaacaaaattagaGTGAATACTATATCCGCCG GTCCTTTAAGAAGCCGTGCGGCAAAAGCAATTGGATTTATTGATACGATGATAGAGTATTCCTTGGCCAATGCTCCTTTGCAGAAAGAACTGTCTGCAG AGGAGGTGGGGAACACCGCTGCATTCTTGGTGTCGCCTTTGGCTTCTGCCATAACAGGAGCCGTTTTATACGTCGACAATGGCCTAAATGCCATGGGAGTTGGAGTTGACAGTCCACTATTCGAGGACCTTGACATACCAAAGGACAAGCACTGA